The window TCCACCCCGGCTGCGGCGGCCAGTTCGATGGTATCGGCGTTGACTCCGCCGTCGATCTCCACCAGGATCGTCAGCTCGCCGGAATCGACCAGCCGCCGCGCGGTCTGGACCTTGGCGAGCACCTCCGGGATGAAGCTCTGGCCGCCGTAGCCGGGCTCGACCGACATCACCAGCAGGGTGTCGAAGTCCCGGAGGATCTCCAGGTAGGGCTCCAGCGGCGTACCGGGCTTGACCGCCAGGCCGGCCCTGGCGCCGGCGGCGCGAATGTCGCGGGCCACCGCCACCGGGTTTTCGGTCGCCTCGGCGTGGAAGGTCACGTTGTGCGCGCCGGCTTCGGCGTATCCCGGGGCCCAGCGGTCCGGGTCCTCGATCATCAGGTGGCAGTCCATCGGGATGCCGGTCGCTTTGAGCAGGCTCTCGACCACGGGCAGCCCGAGAGTGAGGTTCGGCACGAAGTGCGCGTCCATCACGTCTACATGCAGCCAGTCGGCGCCCTCGACCGCCGCGGCCTCGTCGGCCAGACGGGCGAAATCGGCGGACAGGATCGACGGCGCGATCAGTGGTCTATACGGTGTCGCCATGGCGGTAAGCCTAGCCCGGCGACGATGCGGGACCTGTCCCGAGGAGGAGCCGGGCAAGCGGGCCTGAGCCCGGCGACGATGCGGGACCTGTCCCGAGGAGGAGCCGGGCAAGCGGGCCTGAGCCCGGCGACGATGCGGGACCTGTCCCGAGGAGGAGCCGGGCAAGCGGGCCTGAGCCCGGCGTCAGAGGTTCTTCTGCAGGGCGGCGGCGAACATGGCGTCGGTGCCGTGCCGGTGCGGCCACAACTGCACGTACGGCCCGGGGCCGAGGTTCTCAGCCGGTGCGAACAGCGGGCGGGCATCCAGCGCGGTGACGGGGTGCCGGCGCAGCGCGTCGGACACCACGCCGACGGTCTCGGCCAGATGCGGTGAGCAGGTGGCGTAGAGGACCACGCCGCCGGGTCGGGTCAGTGCGATCGCGGCGGCCAGCAGTTCGCGCTGCAGCTTGGCCAGCACCGGGACGTCCGCCGGCGTGCGCCGCCAGCGGGCCTCCGGGCGGCGGCGCAGCGCGCCGAGTCCGGTGCAGGGCGCGTCGACGAGCACCCGGTCGAAGCTGCCCGGCTCCAGCCCGGCTTCCCGGCCGTCCACCCGCAGCACCTGCACGGGTAGTCCGCGGGTGTTCTGCTCCACCAGGTCGGCGCGGCGCGGCGCCGGTTCGATCGCGGTGACGTTGCCACCCTGCTGGGCGGCGATGGCGGCGATGAGCGCGGTCTTGCCACCCGGCCCCGAGCACAGGTCCAGCCACCGTCCGCCGTCCGCGCCGATCAGCGGCGCCAGGGCCATGGCCCGGGCCACCAGCTGGCTGCCCTCGTCCTGGACCAGGGCTCTGGCCTCGCGCACCGGCGCCAGCTTGCCGGGATCACCGCTGCCGAGGTATGCCGCGTAGGGCGAGTACCGCCCGACGGTTCCGTCCACCTCCTCGGCCAGTTGCTCGGCGGTCAGCACCCCGGGGCGGGCGGCAAGGTGGACGCCGGGGCGGGCGTCGTCGGCGGCCAGCGCGGCGTCGAGCTCGCCGGCGTCGGGTCCCAGTGCGTCGGTGAATGCCTGGGCGATCCACCGGGGGTGGGCGTGGACGAAGGCCAGGTATCCGACCGGGTCCTCGGTGCGTGAAGGCGCCAATTCGGCCACCCAGGACGCCTCGTCCCGCACGGAGATGGCGCGCAACACACCGTTGACGAAACCAGCTCGGGCGCTGTCGAATTCGACTCCGGCCTGCTCGACGGTGGTGGCGACGGCGGCATGCTGGGCCACGTTGGTGCGCAGCAGCTGGTAGGCGCCCAGTCGCAGCAGATCCAGCAGAACCGGGTCGATCTGGTCGGCGGGACGTCCGGCCGCGGCTACTATCACCGCGTCGAGCAGCCCCCTGGTTCGGCAGGTGCCGTAGGCCAGTTCGGTGGCGAATGCGGCATCACGCCCGCCGATGCCGCGCTCGGCGAGCATTGCCGGCAACACCAGGTTGGCGTAGGCGTCGCGCTCGGAGACCGCGCGCAACACGTCGAACGCGGCCTGCCGGGCCGGATCCAGCGGAGTGCGGCGCGGACGCCGCGGCGGGCGCTGCTGGCCCGGGTCGCGCCGCGGCGGGCCGCCGGGCTTTCCCCCGCGATCGCGACCGCCGAATGGCTTGCCGTCCTTGCCTTTTCCACGGTATTGCTCACTCATGACGCACGCACCGTCTCGTCGAGCCGGGCGCCGCGGGCCCAGTCGGCGGCGTTCATCGCCTTCTTGCCCGGCGGCTGCACCTGGCCGAGCAGCACCGGGTGCGAACCGGTGCCCACTGACACTGTCGCACGTTGCGCGCGAATCTGACCGGAGGCCAACGGCTCTGCGGTCTCGTCGACGGTGACCGGGCCGATCTTCACCCGCATATCGCCGATCATCGTCCAGGCGCCGGGATTGGGTGTCACCGCGCGGATGCGCCGTTCGATGACATGCGCGGGCAGGTCCCACCGGACCCGTGCCTGCTCGACGGTGATCTTGGGCGCCAGGCTGATTCCCTCGGCCGGCTGCGGCACCGGGGTCAACGCCCCGTCCTCGATACCGTCCATGGTCGTCTCGAGCAATCCGGACCCAGAGACCGCCAGGCGGCCCAGTAGGTCGCCGGCGGTGTCCGTTGGGCGGACCGTCTCGGTCACCACGCCGTACACCGGCCCGGAATCCAGACTCGGTTCGATGAGGAAAGTCGTTGCGCCCGTGACACTGTCACCGGCGGCGATGGCG is drawn from Candidatus Mycolicibacterium alkanivorans and contains these coding sequences:
- the rpe gene encoding ribulose-phosphate 3-epimerase, with the translated sequence MATPYRPLIAPSILSADFARLADEAAAVEGADWLHVDVMDAHFVPNLTLGLPVVESLLKATGIPMDCHLMIEDPDRWAPGYAEAGAHNVTFHAEATENPVAVARDIRAAGARAGLAVKPGTPLEPYLEILRDFDTLLVMSVEPGYGGQSFIPEVLAKVQTARRLVDSGELTILVEIDGGVNADTIELAAAAGVDCFVAGSAVYGAQVPAAAVEALRRRAAAASPHLTV
- a CDS encoding RsmB/NOP family class I SAM-dependent RNA methyltransferase; translation: MSEQYRGKGKDGKPFGGRDRGGKPGGPPRRDPGQQRPPRRPRRTPLDPARQAAFDVLRAVSERDAYANLVLPAMLAERGIGGRDAAFATELAYGTCRTRGLLDAVIVAAAGRPADQIDPVLLDLLRLGAYQLLRTNVAQHAAVATTVEQAGVEFDSARAGFVNGVLRAISVRDEASWVAELAPSRTEDPVGYLAFVHAHPRWIAQAFTDALGPDAGELDAALAADDARPGVHLAARPGVLTAEQLAEEVDGTVGRYSPYAAYLGSGDPGKLAPVREARALVQDEGSQLVARAMALAPLIGADGGRWLDLCSGPGGKTALIAAIAAQQGGNVTAIEPAPRRADLVEQNTRGLPVQVLRVDGREAGLEPGSFDRVLVDAPCTGLGALRRRPEARWRRTPADVPVLAKLQRELLAAAIALTRPGGVVLYATCSPHLAETVGVVSDALRRHPVTALDARPLFAPAENLGPGPYVQLWPHRHGTDAMFAAALQKNL
- the fmt gene encoding methionyl-tRNA formyltransferase, which translates into the protein MRLVFAGTPEPALPSLQRLIDSPRHEVMAVLTRPDAAAGRRGKPAPSPVARLALDAGIPVMRPDRPNSAEFIAELTELRPDCCAVVAYGALLSADLLAVPAHGWVNLHFSILPAWRGAAPVQAAIAAGDSVTGATTFLIEPSLDSGPVYGVVTETVRPTDTAGDLLGRLAVSGSGLLETTMDGIEDGALTPVPQPAEGISLAPKITVEQARVRWDLPAHVIERRIRAVTPNPGAWTMIGDMRVKIGPVTVDETAEPLASGQIRAQRATVSVGTGSHPVLLGQVQPPGKKAMNAADWARGARLDETVRAS